From a single Georhizobium profundi genomic region:
- a CDS encoding O-succinylhomoserine sulfhydrylase: MTSKTWRTATTLVHGGTTRSQHGETSEALFLTQGYVYESAEAAEARFKGEAEGFIYSRYANPTVDMFEKRMCALEGAEDARATATGMAAVSAALLCQVKAGDHVVAARALFGSCRWVVEKLMARYGVETTLVDGRDIENWKKAVRPNTKVFFLESPTNPTLEVIDIAAVATLANEIGARVVVDNVFATPLFQKPLELGAHIVVYSTTKHIDGQGRCLGGVILSEKEWIDENLHDYFRHTGPSMSPFNAWTMLKGLETLPLRVRQQTESATRIADALDGRKGVNRVIYPGRADHPQANIIAKQMSGGSTLVAIDIDGGKEAAFAFQNALEIIRISNNLGDAKSLITHPATTTHKNLAEEDRLELGIGAGTLRLSVGLEDTDDLIEDIDRALSAI; this comes from the coding sequence ATGACATCGAAGACCTGGCGTACGGCAACCACCCTCGTCCACGGCGGCACAACGAGATCGCAGCACGGCGAGACCTCTGAAGCCCTCTTCCTCACGCAAGGCTACGTCTACGAAAGCGCCGAAGCTGCTGAAGCGCGCTTCAAGGGCGAAGCGGAAGGCTTCATCTATTCGCGTTACGCCAACCCGACCGTCGACATGTTCGAAAAGCGGATGTGCGCGCTGGAAGGCGCCGAAGACGCCCGGGCTACCGCAACGGGCATGGCCGCCGTTTCCGCAGCGCTTCTCTGCCAGGTGAAGGCGGGCGACCATGTCGTCGCTGCCCGCGCGCTCTTCGGTTCCTGTCGCTGGGTCGTCGAAAAGCTGATGGCGCGCTACGGCGTGGAGACCACGCTGGTCGATGGCCGCGACATCGAGAACTGGAAGAAAGCCGTTCGCCCGAACACGAAAGTCTTCTTCCTCGAAAGCCCGACCAACCCGACGCTTGAAGTCATCGACATTGCTGCCGTCGCAACGCTCGCCAATGAGATCGGCGCCCGTGTCGTCGTCGACAACGTGTTCGCCACACCTCTCTTCCAGAAGCCGCTGGAACTTGGCGCGCATATCGTCGTCTATTCGACCACCAAGCACATCGACGGCCAAGGCCGTTGTCTCGGCGGCGTGATCCTCTCCGAGAAGGAATGGATCGACGAGAATCTGCACGACTATTTCCGCCACACCGGCCCTTCCATGTCGCCGTTCAACGCGTGGACGATGCTGAAGGGTCTGGAAACGCTGCCGCTGCGCGTCCGTCAGCAAACGGAAAGCGCGACCCGCATCGCCGATGCGCTCGATGGCCGCAAGGGCGTCAACCGCGTCATCTATCCGGGCCGGGCCGACCATCCGCAGGCCAACATCATCGCCAAGCAGATGAGCGGCGGCTCGACCCTCGTTGCCATCGACATCGACGGCGGCAAGGAGGCGGCGTTCGCGTTCCAGAACGCGCTCGAGATCATCCGCATCTCCAACAATCTTGGCGATGCCAAGAGCCTGATCACCCATCCGGCCACGACGACGCACAAGAACCTCGCCGAAGAAGACCGCCTGGAACTCGGCATTGGCGCCGGCACGCTCCGCCTGTCCGTCGGGCTCGAGGATACGGACGATCTGATCGAGGACATCGACCGGGCGCTGTCGGCGATCTAG
- a CDS encoding 2'-deoxycytidine 5'-triphosphate deaminase, translated as MTPGILADAAIAALFETGALVTERPLDGDQIQPASLDLRLGARAFRVRASFLPGRETPVRTKLDRLKLHEVDLSEGAVLETGCVYIVPLMERLALPAGLSASTNPKSSTGRLDIFTRVMVDGGQEFDKVPAGYHGELYIEISPRTFPIIVRAGSRLSQIRFRSGNALLNEEQLVDLHASERLVSTGDANISGGGIALSIDLEGDEHGLIGYRGKRHTGVIDVDRKAAHDVLDFWEPIHRRQAAEMVLDPDEFYILVSREAVHVPPLFAAEMTPFDPLVGEFRVHYAGFFDPGFGHDPAGGAGSRAVLEVRSHEVPFILEHGQIVGRLVYEHMAERPNALYGTDLSSNYQAQGLKLSKHFRSID; from the coding sequence GTGACACCCGGCATACTGGCCGATGCCGCGATTGCGGCGCTGTTCGAAACGGGAGCGCTTGTCACCGAGCGGCCGCTGGACGGCGACCAGATCCAGCCGGCAAGCCTCGATCTTCGCCTCGGTGCACGGGCCTTTCGCGTCCGCGCGAGCTTCCTGCCGGGGCGCGAAACGCCTGTGCGCACGAAGCTCGATCGCCTGAAACTGCACGAGGTGGATCTGAGCGAAGGCGCGGTTCTGGAGACAGGCTGCGTCTATATCGTACCTCTGATGGAAAGGTTGGCGTTGCCTGCGGGCTTAAGCGCTTCCACCAATCCCAAGAGCTCGACCGGCCGGCTCGACATCTTCACCCGCGTGATGGTGGATGGCGGTCAGGAATTCGACAAGGTTCCGGCTGGCTATCACGGCGAGCTTTACATCGAGATCAGCCCGCGCACGTTCCCGATCATCGTGCGTGCCGGCTCACGCCTGTCGCAAATCCGGTTCCGCAGCGGCAATGCGCTTTTGAACGAGGAGCAACTGGTCGATCTGCATGCGTCGGAGCGCCTTGTCAGCACGGGCGATGCCAATATCTCCGGCGGGGGCATCGCGCTTTCCATCGATCTGGAGGGCGATGAGCACGGGCTCATCGGCTACCGCGGAAAGCGCCACACGGGCGTCATCGACGTCGATCGCAAGGCCGCTCACGACGTTCTCGATTTCTGGGAGCCGATCCATCGCCGCCAGGCGGCCGAGATGGTGCTCGATCCGGACGAGTTCTACATCCTCGTGTCGCGCGAGGCGGTGCATGTGCCGCCGCTCTTTGCGGCCGAGATGACGCCCTTCGACCCGTTGGTCGGTGAATTCCGGGTGCATTACGCCGGGTTCTTCGATCCCGGCTTCGGGCACGATCCCGCCGGTGGAGCCGGCAGCCGGGCCGTGCTGGAAGTGCGCAGCCACGAAGTGCCGTTCATCCTGGAACATGGGCAGATCGTCGGGCGCCTGGTTTACGAGCACATGGCGGAGCGGCCGAATGCGCTTTACGGCACGGATCTCTCGTCCAACTATCAGGCGCAGGGCCTGAAGCTTTCAAAGCATTTCCGGTCGATCGACTAG
- a CDS encoding ion transporter, with translation MNSLKSLIESRRFEWFITALVVINAITLGLETMPAVMERAGGFLKALDRTILAIFVLELIGRFAVYRMAFFRDPWRIFDLLVVSIAVLPATGNLSVLRALRILRVLRLISVVPSLRRVVGGLINALPGMGSIVFLLGLVFYVFSVMATNLYAQSFPEWFGSIGESAYTLFQVMTLESWSMGIVRPVMETYPLSWLFFIPFIVATSFTVLNLFIGIIVSAMQEEHEASAADERDDMKENQRKILAELSALKAEIARLNGSPAAAHKESSQP, from the coding sequence ATGAATTCGCTGAAATCCCTGATCGAATCCCGCCGTTTTGAATGGTTCATCACCGCCTTGGTGGTGATCAACGCCATCACGCTCGGATTGGAAACCATGCCTGCCGTCATGGAGCGTGCCGGCGGCTTCCTCAAGGCGCTCGATCGTACGATCCTCGCCATCTTCGTCTTGGAATTGATCGGCCGCTTCGCCGTCTACCGGATGGCCTTCTTCCGTGATCCCTGGCGCATCTTCGATCTGCTGGTCGTCTCGATCGCCGTTCTGCCCGCAACCGGCAATCTCTCCGTTCTTCGCGCATTGCGCATCCTGCGCGTGCTGCGCCTCATCAGCGTCGTGCCATCCCTGCGCCGTGTCGTCGGCGGCCTAATCAATGCGCTTCCGGGCATGGGATCGATCGTCTTCCTGCTCGGCCTCGTCTTCTACGTCTTCTCGGTCATGGCGACCAATCTTTACGCGCAGAGCTTCCCCGAATGGTTCGGTTCCATCGGTGAATCCGCCTATACGCTGTTCCAGGTCATGACGCTCGAAAGCTGGTCCATGGGCATCGTTCGGCCGGTGATGGAAACCTACCCGCTCTCCTGGCTGTTCTTCATCCCGTTCATCGTGGCGACATCCTTCACCGTGCTCAATCTCTTCATCGGTATCATCGTATCGGCGATGCAGGAGGAGCATGAGGCAAGCGCCGCGGACGAGCGCGACGACATGAAGGAGAACCAGCGCAAGATCCTGGCGGAACTGTCGGCTCTCAAGGCAGAGATCGCTCGTCTGAATGGCAGCCCGGCGGCGGCTCACAAGGAAAGCAGTCAGCCCTAA
- a CDS encoding glycosyltransferase, translating to MLLTSVPTSDASGLGRAIARASLPLARSATEKCSHPVDILSRVLRRLNLSDQQLAEAADRASRHSTSVDRELLAARAVTETAYYQAVAAELGLAFIETIDPHFVIVTPSIDALLIMPHKPLVIDQRGRTRKLIAPDLAGLVSLAEMLSRHGGLRPAFAITTPSGVKQAVWAVRSRERVAETVGHLFDTQQAASARIVATGSQGFIFGTIFTALAALLIVSPVFMSIAAHLFLTSLFATLLWLRATALVDGLGLDPEIVPAEAADPTLPVYTVMVALYREHAMAGQLVRALDAIDWPRAKLDIKFVCEANDPETISALRAQSLGPEYEIVVVPRVRPYTKPKALNYAMAGARGEHLVIYDAEDRPHPAQLLQALARFRAGGPRLGCVQAPLVIANPRHSWITALFALEYAVLFRGLLPFLARNDLPLPLGGTSNHFRTATLREVGAWDPFNVTEDADLGFRLATHGHRLGVISLPTLESAPTDIRTWRNQRTRWFKGWMQTWLVMLRRPRGGPNALGFVRSATFQIMTIGLLVAALLSPAMVYFFGVSMISALSVGDHGRTSFESILFVADITILTATFACFVLLGRRAMSPLERLRVGWRWMLLPVYWALMTWAAWTALYELLRRPHHWAKTPHRPTLAATGAAIGPSEQSLPAACPRDRHRIISPKAR from the coding sequence ATGCTTTTGACTTCCGTTCCAACTTCCGACGCCAGCGGCCTCGGCCGCGCCATCGCCCGTGCTAGCCTGCCCCTTGCAAGATCAGCAACTGAAAAGTGCTCGCACCCGGTCGACATCCTGTCCCGCGTTCTGAGACGGCTGAACCTCTCAGATCAGCAATTGGCCGAAGCGGCGGACCGCGCCTCGCGGCATTCCACCTCCGTCGATCGCGAATTGCTCGCCGCCCGAGCCGTAACCGAAACAGCCTATTACCAGGCGGTCGCCGCCGAACTCGGCCTCGCCTTCATCGAGACGATCGATCCGCATTTTGTCATCGTCACGCCATCGATCGACGCGCTGCTGATCATGCCGCACAAACCGCTCGTCATCGATCAGCGCGGACGAACGCGCAAACTGATCGCGCCAGATCTCGCGGGACTGGTCAGCCTTGCCGAGATGCTCTCCCGGCACGGTGGCCTGCGCCCAGCTTTCGCAATCACGACACCTTCGGGGGTTAAGCAAGCCGTATGGGCCGTCCGCAGCCGCGAACGGGTCGCGGAGACCGTCGGACATCTGTTCGATACCCAGCAGGCAGCCAGCGCACGGATCGTGGCGACCGGCAGCCAGGGGTTCATCTTCGGAACGATCTTCACCGCGCTGGCGGCCTTGTTGATCGTCTCCCCCGTGTTCATGTCGATTGCGGCGCATCTGTTCCTGACAAGTCTGTTCGCTACCCTTTTATGGCTGCGGGCAACAGCCTTGGTCGATGGGCTTGGCCTCGATCCGGAGATCGTGCCGGCCGAAGCAGCCGATCCGACGCTACCCGTCTATACGGTGATGGTGGCGCTCTACCGCGAACATGCGATGGCCGGGCAATTGGTGCGCGCATTGGATGCGATCGATTGGCCACGCGCCAAGCTCGACATCAAATTCGTCTGCGAGGCCAACGATCCGGAGACGATCTCTGCCTTGCGCGCGCAGTCTCTCGGCCCCGAGTATGAGATCGTCGTCGTGCCGCGGGTTCGCCCCTACACCAAGCCCAAAGCGCTGAACTACGCCATGGCCGGAGCACGCGGCGAGCATCTCGTGATCTACGATGCGGAAGACCGCCCGCACCCGGCACAACTGCTCCAGGCGTTGGCGCGCTTCAGGGCGGGCGGCCCTCGGCTCGGCTGCGTCCAGGCGCCCCTCGTCATCGCCAATCCGCGCCACTCCTGGATCACGGCTCTCTTCGCGCTGGAATATGCGGTGCTTTTTCGCGGGCTTCTGCCCTTTCTCGCCCGCAACGACCTGCCGCTGCCACTGGGTGGAACCTCCAACCATTTTCGAACCGCAACGCTGCGGGAGGTGGGCGCGTGGGACCCTTTCAATGTGACCGAGGACGCCGATCTCGGCTTTCGGCTTGCGACACACGGTCATCGCCTGGGCGTCATCTCCCTGCCGACGCTTGAATCGGCGCCCACCGATATCCGCACCTGGCGCAACCAACGTACGCGCTGGTTCAAGGGCTGGATGCAGACCTGGCTGGTGATGCTGCGTCGCCCGCGCGGCGGACCGAACGCGCTCGGCTTCGTGCGCTCCGCCACCTTCCAGATCATGACGATTGGACTTCTCGTTGCCGCCTTGCTCAGCCCGGCAATGGTCTACTTCTTCGGCGTTTCGATGATCTCGGCACTGTCGGTCGGCGACCACGGCCGCACCAGCTTCGAATCCATCCTGTTCGTCGCTGACATCACCATTCTGACGGCAACCTTTGCCTGTTTCGTCCTGCTCGGCCGGCGCGCGATGTCGCCGCTTGAGCGGCTGCGGGTGGGATGGCGCTGGATGCTTCTGCCCGTCTACTGGGCGCTGATGACATGGGCCGCTTGGACCGCGCTTTACGAGCTTCTCCGCCGGCCGCACCACTGGGCGAAGACGCCGCACCGGCCGACATTGGCGGCAACGGGCGCTGCGATCGGTCCCTCCGAGCAAAGTCTGCCAGCGGCCTGCCCGCGTGATCGGCACAGGATCATTTCACCTAAAGCGCGCTGA
- a CDS encoding transporter substrate-binding domain-containing protein — protein sequence MLARHQNKTSLALYGLIVFLLCLIGLPSGSAWGQTVKVPNVFDPRERLALPDLSGAGRVRFLMTTDFPPFSFLDQSGRLAGFHVDLARVLCGELDIEPRCQVQALPWDELEPALAAGEGEVIMAGLQVSEESRERYLFTRTIMDLPARFVVKAAEAGTDRVAADHFELGARIGVIQRSAHAAMLQRFFPDLTPVPFASSTMLYRAVQGGWVDGIFADGLQLSFWLGSPASAECCGFLDGPFLSREFLGNGLSIAVRNDLPQLVEGLDYALMSLNKSGRFAELYLRYFPNGLY from the coding sequence ATGCTAGCGAGACACCAAAATAAAACATCCCTGGCTTTGTATGGGTTAATTGTTTTTTTACTCTGTTTGATCGGCTTGCCGAGCGGTTCTGCTTGGGGCCAGACCGTAAAAGTCCCGAATGTTTTTGATCCACGGGAGCGGCTGGCCTTGCCAGACCTGTCTGGCGCGGGACGCGTGCGCTTCCTGATGACGACCGATTTTCCGCCATTCAGCTTTCTCGACCAGAGCGGGCGGCTTGCCGGCTTTCATGTCGACTTAGCGCGGGTGCTCTGCGGGGAACTGGACATCGAGCCCCGCTGCCAGGTCCAGGCGCTGCCATGGGACGAGCTGGAACCGGCGCTCGCGGCCGGCGAGGGAGAGGTGATCATGGCCGGTTTGCAGGTGAGCGAGGAAAGCCGCGAGCGCTATCTTTTCACCCGCACGATCATGGACTTGCCGGCGCGTTTCGTCGTGAAGGCCGCTGAGGCCGGAACCGACCGGGTGGCAGCCGATCATTTCGAACTGGGTGCCCGGATCGGTGTCATACAACGCTCCGCCCATGCAGCGATGCTTCAGCGCTTCTTTCCTGATTTGACGCCGGTTCCGTTCGCGAGTTCCACCATGCTCTACCGCGCCGTCCAGGGCGGCTGGGTCGACGGGATCTTTGCCGACGGGTTGCAACTGTCGTTCTGGCTCGGCAGTCCGGCTTCGGCCGAATGCTGCGGGTTTCTGGACGGGCCCTTCCTGTCGCGCGAGTTTCTCGGCAACGGGCTCTCGATCGCTGTCAGGAACGATCTGCCCCAACTCGTGGAAGGTCTCGACTACGCGCTGATGTCGCTCAACAAAAGCGGCCGCTTCGCGGAACTCTATTTGCGCTACTTCCCCAACGGGCTTTACTGA
- a CDS encoding sterol desaturase family protein: MELFGLSEPVVRMGVFLAIFAAMALLELAAPRLERPEMVGAWRSKRWITNVSMVVLSSVCLRIVFPLAAVGTALWAESRGIGLFNVLDVPVWLAGLIAFIVLDFAIWLEHWASHRFPLLWRIHRMHHADSGFDFTTALRFHPLEIVLSMVWKAVIVILLGAPALAVLIFEIVLNGASMFNHANLRLPKWLDAPLRLVIVTPDMHRVHHSTDRRETNSNYGFNFPFWDRLFGTYVDQPRRGHDGMEIGLEHYRGEETARLGWALALPFRKLDS; the protein is encoded by the coding sequence ATGGAACTGTTCGGCTTGAGCGAACCGGTCGTGCGGATGGGCGTCTTCCTCGCCATCTTTGCGGCTATGGCGCTTTTGGAACTGGCAGCACCCCGGCTGGAGCGGCCCGAGATGGTTGGTGCGTGGCGCTCGAAGCGTTGGATTACCAACGTCTCCATGGTCGTCCTGTCGTCGGTCTGCCTGCGCATCGTCTTTCCGCTGGCTGCCGTCGGCACCGCGCTTTGGGCAGAAAGCCGCGGCATCGGCCTCTTCAATGTGCTCGACGTTCCCGTCTGGCTTGCCGGCCTCATCGCCTTCATCGTACTCGACTTCGCCATCTGGCTCGAACATTGGGCGAGCCATCGCTTCCCGCTATTGTGGCGCATCCACCGCATGCACCATGCCGACAGCGGCTTCGACTTCACCACCGCGTTGCGCTTTCATCCTCTGGAGATCGTGCTCTCCATGGTCTGGAAAGCTGTGATCGTCATTCTGCTCGGCGCACCTGCCCTTGCCGTTCTGATCTTCGAGATCGTTTTGAACGGCGCGTCGATGTTCAATCACGCCAATCTGAGGCTGCCGAAATGGCTGGATGCGCCGCTGCGCCTTGTGATTGTGACGCCCGACATGCACCGCGTCCACCACTCCACCGATAGGCGCGAAACCAATTCCAATTATGGGTTCAACTTTCCCTTCTGGGATCGACTGTTCGGTACTTATGTCGACCAGCCGCGGCGCGGCCATGACGGCATGGAGATCGGCCTCGAGCACTATCGTGGCGAAGAAACCGCAAGGCTCGGCTGGGCGCTCGCCCTGCCGTTTCGCAAGCTCGACAGCTAG
- a CDS encoding lysine--tRNA ligase: MSDPERGASLSHHESFDPDVIAAAQGGKAWPFEEARKLVKRYEKSGFPDVVLFETGYGPSGLPHIGTFGEVARTSMVRHAFRVLTGDRVPTKLICFSDDMDGLRKVPDNVPNKEMMATYLGKPLSRVPDPFSDAHPSFAAANNARLRSFLDRFGFDYEFASATDYYTSGRFDEALLRMLAVYDDVMAIILPTLGEERRATYSPFLPICPRTGVVLQVPMVDRDVAAGTVTYLDPETGERMVTPVTGGNVKCQWKADWALRWFALGVDYEMAGKDLIDSVTLSSKICKALGGTPPEGFNYELFLDDKGQKISKSKGNGLTIDEWLAYAPSESLSLYMFQKPKTAKRLHFDVIPRAVDEYYQFLSAYEKQDWPTRLSNPVWHMHDGEPPAIDLPVPFALLLNLVSASNAHDNAVLWGFISRYAPGVTAETHPELDRLVGYAIRYFDDFVKPAKRFRAPDAVEREALAALSEKLGTLPADADGAVIQDAALDVARAIERYQDHAKKSPSGGPGVSIAFFQMIYEVLLGQERGPRFGSFAALYGIAETRALIDDALEGRLTAA, from the coding sequence ATGAGCGATCCCGAGCGAGGCGCAAGCCTGTCCCATCACGAGAGTTTCGATCCGGATGTGATCGCGGCGGCTCAAGGCGGAAAGGCCTGGCCGTTCGAGGAGGCGCGCAAGCTCGTCAAACGCTATGAAAAGAGCGGCTTTCCGGATGTGGTGCTTTTCGAAACCGGCTATGGCCCCTCGGGCCTGCCGCATATCGGAACGTTTGGTGAAGTGGCGCGCACCTCGATGGTGCGCCACGCGTTCCGCGTTTTGACCGGCGACCGGGTGCCGACCAAGCTCATCTGCTTCTCGGATGACATGGACGGGCTTCGCAAGGTGCCGGACAACGTGCCGAACAAGGAGATGATGGCGACTTATCTCGGCAAGCCGCTGAGCCGCGTGCCGGACCCGTTCTCCGATGCGCATCCCTCTTTCGCTGCCGCCAACAATGCCCGGCTGCGCTCGTTCCTTGATCGCTTCGGCTTCGACTACGAATTTGCCTCCGCCACCGACTACTACACGTCAGGCCGGTTCGACGAAGCGCTCCTGCGCATGCTGGCCGTCTATGACGACGTGATGGCGATCATCCTGCCGACGCTCGGCGAGGAGCGCCGCGCGACCTATTCGCCCTTTCTGCCGATCTGCCCGCGCACGGGCGTCGTGCTGCAGGTGCCGATGGTGGATCGCGACGTCGCGGCGGGAACGGTGACCTACCTGGACCCTGAGACCGGCGAGCGCATGGTAACGCCGGTGACCGGCGGCAACGTCAAGTGCCAGTGGAAGGCCGATTGGGCGCTGCGCTGGTTCGCGCTCGGCGTCGATTACGAGATGGCGGGCAAGGATTTGATCGACAGCGTCACGCTGTCCTCCAAGATCTGCAAGGCGCTCGGCGGAACGCCGCCGGAAGGCTTCAACTACGAGCTGTTCCTGGACGACAAGGGTCAGAAGATCTCCAAGTCGAAGGGCAACGGGCTGACGATCGACGAATGGCTCGCTTACGCGCCGAGCGAGAGCCTGTCGCTCTACATGTTCCAGAAGCCCAAGACGGCGAAGCGGCTGCATTTCGACGTCATTCCGCGTGCTGTCGACGAATACTACCAGTTCCTCAGCGCCTACGAGAAGCAGGACTGGCCGACCCGGCTCTCCAATCCCGTCTGGCACATGCATGATGGTGAGCCGCCGGCCATCGATCTGCCGGTGCCATTCGCTCTGCTGCTCAATCTCGTAAGCGCGTCGAACGCCCATGACAATGCTGTGCTCTGGGGCTTTATCTCGCGCTATGCGCCAGGCGTCACGGCCGAGACGCATCCCGAGCTCGACCGGCTGGTCGGCTATGCGATCCGCTATTTCGACGACTTCGTGAAGCCGGCGAAGCGGTTCCGTGCGCCAGATGCGGTCGAGCGGGAAGCCTTGGCAGCGCTGTCTGAAAAACTCGGCACGCTGCCGGCGGATGCGGACGGTGCGGTCATCCAGGATGCGGCGCTCGACGTGGCGCGCGCCATCGAGCGTTACCAGGATCACGCCAAGAAGAGCCCATCGGGTGGCCCCGGCGTTTCGATCGCCTTCTTCCAGATGATTTATGAGGTGCTTCTCGGGCAGGAGCGCGGGCCGCGCTTTGGCTCTTTTGCGGCGCTTTACGGGATCGCGGAAACGCGGGCACTGATCGACGACGCTCTTGAGGGCCGGTTGACGGCTGCCTGA
- a CDS encoding thermonuclease family protein, protein MGRPHHLGKPVIKRFLRSLILPVTLIACLLIGLFTAMDYFAALEVVERPPQQTTEVSPDPAPTHPEPSTFPSQSSQISIARPVDPDLFGQPFTAAPDELERIEAREPISEPPPPREEPKPLLYRPLALSAGLVSISGRNLALEGIVPTPADRFCPDESGQRWPCGMIARTAFRNFLRGRALACDLDEANWEGTATANCMRGETDIAAWLVTNGWVDAEPGSAYAELADAAREARIGIHGSDPR, encoded by the coding sequence ATGGGTCGCCCGCATCATCTGGGCAAGCCAGTGATCAAGCGCTTCCTGCGCAGCCTGATCCTGCCGGTGACGCTGATCGCATGCCTGCTGATCGGCCTCTTCACCGCCATGGATTATTTCGCCGCCCTGGAAGTGGTGGAGCGCCCGCCTCAGCAGACGACCGAAGTCTCCCCCGATCCAGCTCCGACACACCCAGAGCCATCGACATTCCCCTCGCAATCTTCACAAATCAGCATTGCGAGACCGGTGGATCCCGATCTCTTCGGCCAGCCTTTCACGGCGGCTCCTGACGAGTTGGAACGGATCGAGGCGCGCGAGCCGATCTCCGAACCGCCACCGCCGCGCGAGGAACCAAAGCCGCTCCTCTACCGGCCGCTTGCCCTGTCCGCTGGACTGGTCTCGATTTCCGGCCGCAATCTTGCGCTCGAAGGCATCGTGCCGACGCCGGCCGACCGGTTCTGCCCGGATGAAAGCGGGCAGCGCTGGCCGTGCGGCATGATTGCCCGGACCGCATTCCGCAATTTCTTGCGCGGCCGCGCGCTCGCCTGCGATCTCGACGAGGCGAACTGGGAAGGGACGGCAACGGCCAACTGCATGCGGGGAGAGACCGATATCGCCGCCTGGCTCGTCACCAATGGCTGGGTCGATGCCGAGCCGGGTTCCGCCTATGCGGAGCTTGCCGACGCGGCGCGCGAGGCCCGCATCGGCATCCATGGTTCCGATCCGCGCTGA
- a CDS encoding S24 family peptidase: MLSHDRIWAAIDALAERHQLSPSGLARRAGLDPTSFNKSKRQASDGRSRWPSTESVSKVLEATGSSLEEFMAMVRGQAAGAGSERAAPGSNAIPLLGFAQAGAGGFFDDGGFPAGQGWEMVDFPTAPGGKGVYALEVQGESMLPLYRDGDVLIVEPHAQVRRGDRVVVKTREGEVMAKILHRQTARTIELSSLNIEHENRVFDMTDVEWVARIIWASQ, from the coding sequence ATGCTTTCCCATGACCGCATATGGGCAGCGATCGATGCCTTGGCCGAGCGCCATCAGCTCTCGCCATCGGGCCTCGCGCGGCGTGCCGGGCTCGACCCCACATCCTTCAACAAGTCCAAGCGCCAGGCGTCCGACGGCCGGTCCCGCTGGCCGTCGACCGAATCCGTGTCCAAGGTGCTCGAAGCGACGGGCTCCTCGCTGGAAGAGTTCATGGCCATGGTGCGCGGCCAGGCGGCAGGCGCAGGATCCGAGCGTGCCGCACCCGGTTCGAACGCCATTCCCCTTCTCGGTTTCGCCCAGGCCGGCGCCGGCGGCTTTTTTGACGATGGCGGATTTCCGGCCGGCCAGGGTTGGGAGATGGTCGATTTCCCGACGGCTCCCGGCGGCAAGGGCGTCTACGCGCTCGAAGTTCAAGGCGAATCCATGCTTCCGCTCTACCGGGACGGAGACGTGTTGATCGTGGAGCCCCATGCCCAGGTTCGGCGCGGCGACCGCGTGGTCGTCAAGACTCGCGAAGGCGAGGTCATGGCCAAGATTCTGCACCGCCAGACGGCCCGTACGATCGAGCTGTCATCGCTCAATATCGAGCATGAAAACCGGGTGTTCGACATGACCGACGTCGAATGGGTCGCCCGCATCATCTGGGCAAGCCAGTGA
- a CDS encoding 2-hydroxychromene-2-carboxylate isomerase: MATIDYYFFGASPFVYLGHKALEEIAAKHGCGIAYKPVDIAAIFGNSGAKPLKERPLARQRYRLLELQRAADRRGLPINLAPRHFPVDATLADQAVIALLDEKQDPSAYMFEIFSAVWAREENISDPAVITRYLNACGFDGDAILSAAQGEDIAARRRQNTQEAIAADAVGVPAYVLNGEVFWGQDRIDDLDRALASGRAPFSAAKS; the protein is encoded by the coding sequence ATGGCCACGATCGATTATTACTTCTTCGGCGCATCTCCCTTCGTTTATCTCGGACACAAGGCGCTTGAGGAAATCGCCGCCAAACACGGTTGTGGCATCGCCTACAAGCCGGTCGATATCGCCGCGATCTTCGGCAATTCCGGTGCCAAGCCGCTGAAGGAGCGGCCGCTCGCTCGCCAGCGCTACCGGCTTCTGGAACTGCAGCGGGCAGCCGACCGCCGCGGCCTGCCCATCAATCTCGCACCACGGCACTTTCCGGTCGATGCGACGCTCGCCGACCAGGCCGTGATCGCGCTGCTCGACGAGAAACAGGACCCGTCGGCCTACATGTTCGAGATCTTCTCCGCCGTTTGGGCCCGTGAGGAGAACATCTCCGATCCCGCCGTCATCACGCGCTACCTCAATGCATGCGGCTTCGATGGCGACGCCATCTTGAGCGCCGCGCAAGGCGAAGATATCGCCGCTCGCCGCCGCCAGAACACGCAAGAAGCCATCGCCGCCGATGCCGTGGGTGTGCCGGCCTATGTGCTCAACGGCGAAGTCTTCTGGGGCCAGGACCGGATCGACGATCTCGACCGCGCACTCGCATCCGGCCGCGCTCCGTTCAGCGCTGCAAAATCCTAG